A region of Thermodesulfovibrionales bacterium DNA encodes the following proteins:
- a CDS encoding 1-acyl-sn-glycerol-3-phosphate acyltransferase translates to MLERIIRYIAYIFFKLLFRLEVKNKDNIPEVGGVIIAANHTSYLDPPLIGSVLRRRPTFIARESLFKVPLIGSIIRAYSIGVKREGPGPSTLKKAVRVLKKGGLLVVFPEGSRSKDGRLMEIKRGVGLMAALTEAQVIPAYIKGAHNVLPVGAVIPRPYKIKIIFGKPIKRRKDETDKDYEERVTKEVYSELRRLSHS, encoded by the coding sequence ATGTTAGAAAGGATAATTAGATATATAGCCTACATTTTTTTTAAACTCCTTTTCAGACTTGAAGTGAAGAATAAAGATAATATACCTGAAGTAGGGGGTGTTATAATTGCAGCAAATCATACAAGCTATCTTGATCCACCATTGATAGGATCAGTACTCAGAAGAAGGCCAACGTTCATTGCAAGAGAAAGTCTCTTCAAAGTACCACTTATAGGCTCAATAATCAGGGCCTATTCCATAGGTGTAAAGAGAGAGGGGCCAGGTCCTTCAACACTTAAAAAGGCTGTGCGTGTTCTAAAAAAGGGCGGTCTTCTTGTGGTATTTCCTGAAGGAAGCAGAAGCAAGGACGGTAGACTCATGGAGATAAAAAGGGGTGTCGGCCTTATGGCAGCACTTACAGAAGCACAGGTAATTCCTGCTTACATAAAGGGTGCCCATAATGTCCTGCCTGTTGGTGCTGTTATACCCAGGCCTTATAAGATAAAGATTATATTCGGTAAGCCAATAAAAAGAAGAAAGGATGAGACAGATAAGGACTATGAAGAGAGGGTTACCAAGGAGGTTTATTCAGAGCTTAGGAGGCTTAGTCATTCATGA
- a CDS encoding 4-hydroxy-3-methylbut-2-enyl diphosphate reductase, with protein sequence MKIKKAEMAGFCFGVKRAIELAMKAAREGTGVYTLGPLIHNPQVIERLKHEGVRPCDISSLPSDIKTVIIRTHGVEKELNEYLNSLQINVIDATCPFVKKAQQYAKLLHEEGYQVLILGDAAHPEVVGIKSYAGPDALVISDPDKLVKLQKRVGIVVQTTQPLENLQRLLHRAIALCKELKVYNTICNSTSQRLTETAELAVNVDIMLVIGGRNSANTTQLARLCESKGVRTYHIETAEELKAEWFEGVNSVGITAGASTPDWIIEDIINKLERFKG encoded by the coding sequence ATGAAGATTAAGAAAGCTGAGATGGCAGGATTCTGTTTCGGAGTGAAGAGGGCAATTGAGCTTGCCATGAAGGCAGCTCGTGAGGGTACGGGAGTTTATACCCTCGGTCCTCTTATCCATAATCCTCAGGTCATTGAGCGATTAAAGCATGAGGGTGTAAGACCCTGTGATATATCAAGTCTGCCCTCTGATATCAAGACAGTTATAATAAGAACCCACGGTGTTGAAAAGGAGCTAAATGAATATTTAAATTCTCTCCAAATAAATGTTATTGATGCAACCTGTCCATTTGTAAAAAAGGCTCAGCAGTATGCTAAACTTTTACATGAAGAGGGTTATCAGGTTCTTATCCTCGGAGATGCAGCTCATCCAGAGGTGGTAGGTATAAAGAGTTATGCTGGTCCTGATGCACTGGTTATCTCGGACCCTGATAAGCTGGTAAAACTCCAAAAGAGGGTTGGTATCGTTGTCCAGACAACTCAACCTCTGGAGAATCTCCAGAGGTTGCTTCACAGGGCAATTGCCCTTTGCAAAGAACTTAAGGTTTATAATACAATTTGTAATTCAACATCCCAGAGGCTTACGGAGACCGCCGAGCTGGCAGTAAATGTCGATATAATGCTAGTAATAGGCGGTCGTAACAGTGCAAACACAACTCAGCTTGCAAGACTCTGTGAATCTAAAGGTGTAAGAACCTATCATATAGAGACAGCTGAGGAGCTTAAAGCAGAGTGGTTTGAAGGAGTAAATTCTGTAGGTATAACAGCAGGTGCTTCAACACCTGACTGGATTATAGAGGATATAATAAATAAACTTGAGAGGTTTAAGGGTTAA
- the rpsA gene encoding 30S ribosomal protein S1, giving the protein MTVQQIGGVENSSGEELLDFLERDFHTIQEGEIVKGRVIAKRQDGIIVDIGYKSEGFIPQADVPQEQEIKAGDEIEVFIQEILDGDGIVLLSYQKARRLRAWQLVEQAQSSGGYIEGKIIEKTKGGFIVDISGLRAFLPLSHTDLSLPRNQDQYIGITSRFKIINVNKKKNNIVLSRKEILQEEKRRQKELLLERLKPGALVKGIVKNITDYGVFIDLGGIDGLLHISDISWSKINHPSEYFKQGDRVEVMVLKFEPETEKVTLGYKQKKPDPWLNIDQRYASGQKIKGRVISITDYGAFVRIEDGIDGLIHVSEMDWSNRPKHPSKYVSPGETVDVVILNIDKAQRKLSLSLRRTKPNPWQVIAKKYKQGDIIEGRVSNITDFGVFVELPEGIDGLIHISDLSWTRHFQHPSEIVKRGQKIEAVILNIQPEKEKLSLGLKQLTEDPWLRIIPERYKLGDEVNAKVIKITEHGIFVDIDDLVEGLVFASEIPKDIDKTSLKSGDTIRAWIIKIDRDQRKIGLSLRKSKSESGDQAREESRRS; this is encoded by the coding sequence ATGACTGTTCAACAGATTGGTGGAGTAGAAAATAGTTCAGGCGAGGAACTCCTTGATTTCCTTGAAAGGGATTTCCATACCATCCAGGAGGGAGAAATAGTTAAGGGCAGGGTTATTGCAAAGAGGCAGGATGGTATTATTGTTGACATAGGATACAAGTCTGAGGGTTTTATCCCCCAGGCAGATGTGCCGCAGGAACAAGAGATAAAAGCAGGAGATGAGATAGAGGTATTTATACAGGAGATCCTTGACGGAGATGGAATAGTGCTCCTTTCCTATCAGAAGGCAAGGAGACTCAGGGCATGGCAGCTTGTTGAGCAGGCACAGAGCAGTGGTGGATACATTGAAGGAAAAATTATAGAAAAGACAAAAGGGGGGTTCATTGTAGATATTTCAGGTCTCAGGGCCTTTCTGCCTCTCTCTCACACGGATCTCTCCCTTCCGAGGAACCAGGATCAATATATTGGCATCACTTCCAGATTTAAGATAATTAATGTAAACAAGAAAAAAAATAATATCGTCCTTTCGAGGAAAGAAATACTGCAGGAGGAGAAAAGGAGGCAGAAAGAATTACTTCTTGAGCGATTAAAACCCGGTGCCCTTGTAAAGGGGATTGTAAAGAATATTACAGATTATGGAGTTTTTATTGATCTCGGTGGAATTGATGGACTTCTTCATATCTCCGATATATCCTGGAGCAAGATCAATCATCCTTCAGAATATTTCAAGCAGGGTGACAGGGTTGAGGTAATGGTATTGAAATTTGAACCAGAGACTGAGAAGGTTACACTTGGTTACAAGCAGAAAAAGCCAGATCCCTGGTTGAATATTGATCAGAGATATGCATCAGGACAAAAGATAAAAGGAAGGGTTATAAGCATTACAGATTATGGTGCCTTTGTCAGGATAGAAGATGGGATCGACGGTCTTATTCATGTATCCGAGATGGACTGGTCTAACAGGCCCAAACATCCATCAAAATATGTATCTCCAGGTGAAACTGTAGATGTTGTTATTTTGAATATTGATAAGGCTCAGAGAAAATTATCCCTTAGCCTTAGGAGGACAAAACCGAACCCCTGGCAGGTTATAGCAAAGAAGTACAAGCAGGGGGATATAATAGAGGGAAGGGTGTCAAATATAACCGATTTTGGTGTCTTTGTTGAATTACCAGAGGGTATTGATGGCCTTATCCATATATCAGACCTTTCCTGGACAAGGCACTTTCAGCATCCTTCTGAGATTGTGAAAAGAGGCCAGAAGATAGAGGCAGTGATTTTGAATATCCAGCCAGAAAAAGAGAAACTCTCTCTTGGCCTAAAACAGCTTACAGAGGACCCATGGTTGAGGATAATACCTGAAAGATACAAACTAGGAGATGAGGTTAATGCAAAGGTTATCAAGATAACAGAGCACGGAATATTTGTGGATATTGATGACCTTGTAGAAGGCCTGGTATTTGCCTCGGAGATACCAAAGGATATTGATAAAACCTCGCTCAAATCAGGTGATACCATAAGGGCATGGATAATAAAGATAGACAGGGATCAGAGGAAGATCGGCCTCAGTCTAAGAAAATCAAAATCTGAAAGCGGAGATCAGGCTCGGGAAGAGTCAAGAAGGAGTTAG
- the sppA gene encoding signal peptide peptidase SppA, producing MKKTCLIIILVISSLIILSLLMTLFQKDAVTGEKIGLIKVEGPILTSWEAIEELKNYRENKSIRAIVLRVDSPGGAVAPSQEIYEEVKKTAKEKPVVVSMGAVAASGGYYISAAASRIIANPGTLTGSIGVIMEIPNIKGLMDKIGIKTEVIKSGRYKDLASVFKDMEPDQRKILQSVLDEVHEQFIKAVSEGRNIPVEEVRKIADGRVFTGSQALSLGLVDELGNIEDAIKKAAELSGIKGRPEIVTKEEGFSLKTLLKNSLPDRLMEEYTSVKVKYIFIP from the coding sequence ATGAAAAAAACCTGTCTCATAATTATACTCGTTATAAGCTCTTTAATAATTCTTAGTCTTTTAATGACCCTCTTTCAGAAAGATGCTGTTACAGGTGAGAAGATAGGTCTTATCAAGGTTGAGGGTCCTATATTAACCTCCTGGGAAGCTATAGAGGAATTAAAGAATTACAGAGAAAATAAAAGTATAAGGGCAATTGTTCTCAGGGTTGATAGCCCTGGTGGTGCAGTTGCACCATCCCAGGAGATATATGAGGAGGTTAAAAAGACAGCAAAGGAGAAACCTGTTGTTGTTTCCATGGGAGCTGTAGCTGCCTCCGGCGGTTATTATATATCAGCAGCCGCATCAAGGATAATAGCCAATCCCGGTACACTCACAGGCTCCATAGGTGTGATAATGGAGATACCAAATATAAAGGGTCTTATGGATAAAATAGGGATAAAGACAGAGGTAATAAAAAGTGGAAGATACAAGGACCTCGCCTCTGTATTCAAGGATATGGAACCAGACCAGAGGAAGATACTTCAGTCTGTACTTGATGAGGTTCATGAACAATTTATAAAAGCAGTATCTGAGGGAAGGAACATACCTGTTGAGGAGGTGAGGAAGATTGCTGATGGTCGTGTCTTTACAGGCTCACAGGCTTTAAGTCTCGGTCTTGTAGACGAGCTTGGTAATATAGAAGACGCAATAAAAAAGGCAGCAGAACTTTCAGGTATCAAGGGAAGGCCGGAGATTGTTACAAAAGAAGAAGGCTTCTCTCTTAAAACACTGCTCAAAAACAGTCTGCCAGACAGACTTATGGAAGAATATACATCAGTGAAGGTTAAATATATATTTATTCCATGA
- a CDS encoding integration host factor subunit beta, translated as MTRSELVEKIAEKCTNFTKRQVEIMFDTVFDSIKDALKRGERVEIRGFGNFTVKTRNPRVARNPKTGEAVDVPMKRAVHFKVGKELIEMMNAPSQESK; from the coding sequence ATGACGAGGTCTGAACTTGTGGAGAAGATTGCAGAGAAGTGTACTAATTTTACAAAAAGACAGGTTGAAATCATGTTTGACACGGTTTTTGACAGTATTAAGGATGCTCTCAAGCGTGGAGAAAGGGTTGAGATAAGAGGATTCGGAAATTTTACAGTGAAAACAAGGAATCCCAGGGTTGCCAGGAATCCAAAGACAGGAGAAGCTGTCGATGTTCCAATGAAAAGGGCAGTTCATTTCAAGGTTGGAAAAGAGCTTATAGAGATGATGAATGCTCCTTCTCAAGAGAGTAAGTAA
- a CDS encoding Rieske 2Fe-2S domain-containing protein yields MERRSFLKLSAKLGITLAGFLTLPFFVSLKPGGIKEKRIEYFFLASLEEMPRKDVKKFELILEQSTSDQRLKNMNVYIVKTLDGWIALSPVCTHLGCMVNYNRIKKEFICPCHGGRYNTHGEVIVGPPSMPLTRLPLKVEDQSVFVGIKV; encoded by the coding sequence TTGGAAAGAAGAAGTTTCCTAAAGCTTTCTGCCAAGCTTGGTATAACTTTAGCTGGCTTTCTTACCTTACCCTTTTTTGTTTCACTCAAGCCCGGAGGGATTAAAGAAAAAAGGATAGAGTATTTTTTTCTTGCATCCCTTGAAGAGATGCCCAGAAAGGATGTTAAGAAATTTGAGCTTATACTTGAGCAGAGCACAAGCGATCAGCGTCTGAAGAATATGAATGTTTATATAGTAAAAACCCTAGATGGATGGATTGCCCTCTCGCCTGTATGCACACACCTCGGATGTATGGTTAATTATAACAGGATAAAGAAGGAATTTATATGTCCATGCCATGGTGGAAGATATAATACCCATGGAGAGGTTATTGTTGGTCCACCTTCCATGCCACTTACAAGGCTTCCTCTGAAGGTAGAAGATCAAAGCGTCTTTGTGGGGATAAAGGTTTAG
- a CDS encoding cytochrome b N-terminal domain-containing protein — protein sequence MARLTDWFLDRFGLRNPHKRFLERPVPPGLSYFYCLGGMAFTSFMILVFSGAFLTFFYVPSEKEAFQSIVRLNNEVPLGRFIRSVHKWSATLLIISIILHGLRVFISRAYLPPRELNWVSGVCLFILAMLEGFTGYLLPWDQKAYWATVVGTNIISLIPLVGDDILMVIRGGPEVSGATLTRFYGLHIIWVPLLMFLLLWVHFHMVRKLGISRPL from the coding sequence ATGGCAAGGCTCACTGACTGGTTTTTGGATAGATTCGGTCTCAGAAATCCGCATAAAAGATTCTTAGAGAGACCTGTTCCACCGGGATTGAGTTATTTTTACTGTCTCGGTGGTATGGCCTTTACATCCTTTATGATTCTTGTCTTTTCTGGAGCCTTCCTTACATTTTTTTATGTTCCTTCAGAAAAAGAGGCCTTCCAGAGTATAGTGAGGCTTAATAATGAGGTGCCTCTTGGCAGATTTATAAGAAGCGTGCACAAATGGTCAGCAACACTGCTAATAATATCTATCATTCTTCATGGGCTCAGAGTTTTTATATCCAGAGCCTATCTGCCACCCAGAGAGTTAAACTGGGTATCAGGTGTATGCCTCTTTATTCTTGCAATGTTAGAGGGTTTTACAGGCTATCTCTTACCCTGGGATCAGAAGGCGTACTGGGCAACAGTGGTTGGAACAAATATTATTTCCTTAATTCCACTTGTTGGAGATGATATCCTGATGGTTATAAGAGGAGGACCTGAGGTATCAGGTGCAACACTTACAAGATTTTATGGGCTCCATATAATATGGGTTCCTCTTTTAATGTTCCTGTTACTCTGGGTTCATTTTCATATGGTAAGGAAACTTGGTATCTCGAGACCTCTATGA